A stretch of Candidatus Beckwithbacteria bacterium DNA encodes these proteins:
- a CDS encoding methyltransferase domain-containing protein encodes MKKINKLITSYLNQLQENWIIGKQLREFKKAPDDFLSSKVEGKTKIKNLVAELKSFDIPVQFSFIDLKDFKIWMKKFPKLVDFYDVVGHFKIEKILEHYISMKYLNIKKSDLIIDVAASSSPFAKILHQKKYNAYSQDLIYQTGIHNRMIGGSAGNLPLKNDSVDVMTLHCAFECFQGDSDINVIKEAQRVLKQRGRIGIIPLYLDEVYFVKTGPMSNKTKIKIEKNVRLIWRDDEFQKEPFSRHYSPHAFKYRILQNIKKLKYKIIFFENLNEIKKQFPDQKIYCHFLFKAVKN; translated from the coding sequence ATGAAAAAAATAAACAAGCTTATTACTTCTTACCTGAATCAATTACAAGAAAATTGGATTATTGGAAAACAACTCAGAGAATTCAAAAAGGCTCCAGATGACTTTTTATCATCAAAAGTTGAGGGAAAGACTAAGATTAAAAATTTAGTTGCTGAATTAAAGTCATTTGATATACCAGTTCAATTTTCTTTCATTGATCTTAAAGATTTTAAAATTTGGATGAAAAAATTTCCAAAATTGGTCGATTTTTATGATGTAGTTGGCCATTTTAAAATAGAAAAAATTTTAGAACATTATATTTCAATGAAATATCTTAATATTAAAAAAAGTGACTTAATAATTGATGTTGCAGCTTCAAGTAGTCCATTTGCAAAAATTTTACATCAAAAAAAATATAATGCTTATAGTCAAGATTTGATTTATCAAACTGGAATACACAATAGAATGATTGGAGGAAGTGCGGGCAATTTACCATTAAAAAATGATTCTGTGGATGTTATGACTTTACACTGTGCATTTGAATGCTTTCAAGGCGATAGTGATATTAATGTCATTAAAGAAGCTCAGCGGGTTTTAAAACAACGAGGAAGAATAGGTATAATACCTTTATATCTTGATGAGGTCTACTTTGTAAAAACTGGACCTATGTCTAATAAGACTAAAATTAAAATAGAAAAAAATGTTCGCTTAATTTGGAGAGATGATGAATTTCAAAAAGAACCATTTAGCAGACATTATTCCCCTCATGCTTTTAAGTACAGGATCTTACAGAATATTAAAAAATTAAAATATAAAATAATTTTCTTTGAAAATTTAAACGAAATTAAAAAACAATTTCCTGATCAAAAAATTTATTGTCATTTTTTATTTAAAGCAGTTAAAAATTAA